One Leopardus geoffroyi isolate Oge1 chromosome B1, O.geoffroyi_Oge1_pat1.0, whole genome shotgun sequence DNA window includes the following coding sequences:
- the SOD3 gene encoding extracellular superoxide dismutase [Cu-Zn]: protein MLAPALLCAYLLLAARASRAWSDPDPEEPGSSTAAQIRDMHEKVTAIWQEMTQRQAAGDRPDAALHAACRVQPSATLDAAQPRVSGLVLFRQQVPGARLEAFFDLEGFPAEPNNSSRAIHVHQFGDLSQGCDSTGAHYNPRAVPHPQHPGDFGNFAVRDGRLWKYRGGLAASLFGPHSIVGRAVVVHAGEDDLGRGGNAASVENGNAGPRLACCVVGVCGPLPWARQAQEHAERRKRRRDSECKAV from the coding sequence ATGCTGGCGCCGGCGCTGCTGTGTGCCTACCTGCTGCTGGCGGCCCGCGCCTCGCGCGCCTGGTCCGACCCGGACCCGGAGGAGCCCGGCTCCAGCACGGCGGCGCAGATCCGCGACATGCACGAGAAAGTGACGGCGATCTGGCAGGAGATGACGCAGCGGCAGGCGGCGGGCGACCGCCCGGACGCCGCGCTCCACGCCGCCTGCCGGGTGCAGCCGTCGGCCACGCTGGACGCGGCGCAGCCCCGGGTGAGCGGCCTCGTGCTCTTCCGGCAGCAGGTGCCCGGCGCCCGGCTCGAGGCCTTCTTCGACCTGGAGGGCTTCCCGGCCGAGCCCAACAACTCCAGCCGCGCCATCCACGTGCACCAGTTCGGGGACCTGAGCCAGGGCTGCGACTCCACCGGCGCGCACTACAACCCGCGGGCCGTGCCGCACCCGCAGCACCCGGGCGACTTCGGCAACTTCGCCGTGCGCGACGGCCGCCTCTGGAAGTACCGCGGCGGCCTGGCCGCCTCGCTCTTCGGCCCGCACTCGATCGTGGGCCGCGCCGTGGTGGTCCACGCGGGCGAGGACGACCTGGGCCGCGGCGGCAACGCGGCCAGCGTGGAGAACGGCAACGCGGGCCCCCGGCTCGCCTGCTGCGTGGTGGGCGTGTGCGGGCCGCTGCCCTGGGCGCGCCAGGCGCAGGAGCACGCCGAGCGCCGGAAGCGGCGGCGGGACAGCGAGTGCAAGGCCGTCTGA